The following coding sequences are from one Kosakonia sp. H02 window:
- the eat gene encoding ethanolamine permease: MSTQTTLKRTLGSFRLWGIAVGLVISGEYFGWSYGWSQAGTLGFLIVALLIAAMYCAFIFSFTELTTAIPHAGGPFAYAYRAFGPTGGFIAGFATLIEFVFAPPAIAMAIGAYLNVQFPTWDPKWVACGAYIIFMTLNILGVGIAATFELIVTLLAIFELLVFMGVVAPGFSWSNFTANGWAGAESFSGLALPGMFAAIPFAIWFFLAIEGASMAAEEAKDPKRTIPRALGGGILTLTVLAVGVMIFAGGVGDWRALSNINDPLPQAMKVVVGNSSGWLHMLVWLGLFGLVASFHGIIMGYSRQIYSLARAGYLPASLANLNRKTRTPHLAILAGGVVGIAAIFSDSLITISGMPLTACIVTMSVFGAIVMYITSMAALFKLRRSEPKLERPFKAPLFPFAPAFALGMAVICLVAMVWYNTLLALIFAIMMLGGYLWFRKTAHARGRAEMDPQLRAIS; encoded by the coding sequence ATGAGTACACAAACAACACTTAAAAGAACACTCGGCAGTTTCCGTTTATGGGGCATTGCCGTCGGGCTGGTGATTTCCGGCGAGTATTTCGGCTGGAGCTACGGTTGGTCGCAGGCGGGCACGCTTGGCTTTCTGATTGTCGCCCTGCTGATTGCCGCCATGTACTGCGCCTTTATCTTCAGTTTTACCGAACTCACCACCGCCATTCCCCATGCCGGTGGCCCATTCGCTTATGCCTACCGCGCCTTTGGGCCAACGGGCGGGTTTATTGCCGGTTTTGCGACACTGATTGAATTTGTCTTTGCTCCACCGGCTATCGCCATGGCGATTGGCGCCTACCTGAATGTGCAGTTCCCGACGTGGGATCCCAAATGGGTGGCCTGCGGGGCGTACATTATCTTTATGACGCTGAATATTCTTGGCGTCGGCATTGCCGCCACCTTCGAACTGATTGTCACCCTGCTGGCGATTTTCGAGCTGCTGGTATTTATGGGCGTGGTCGCCCCGGGTTTCTCCTGGAGCAACTTTACCGCCAACGGCTGGGCGGGCGCAGAGAGTTTCAGCGGCCTGGCGCTGCCGGGCATGTTCGCCGCCATTCCATTTGCTATCTGGTTCTTTCTGGCGATTGAAGGCGCGTCAATGGCGGCAGAAGAAGCCAAAGACCCCAAACGCACCATTCCCCGCGCCCTCGGCGGCGGTATTCTGACCCTGACCGTGCTGGCGGTCGGCGTGATGATCTTTGCCGGTGGCGTCGGCGACTGGCGTGCGCTGTCGAACATTAACGATCCCCTGCCGCAGGCGATGAAAGTGGTGGTGGGCAACAGCAGCGGCTGGCTGCATATGCTGGTGTGGCTCGGCCTGTTTGGTCTGGTGGCGTCGTTTCACGGCATCATCATGGGTTATTCACGCCAGATTTACTCCCTGGCGCGCGCCGGTTATCTCCCGGCGAGCCTTGCGAACCTCAACCGTAAAACCCGCACGCCGCATCTGGCGATCCTCGCTGGCGGCGTGGTCGGTATTGCGGCGATTTTTTCCGACTCGCTAATCACCATCAGCGGCATGCCGCTTACCGCCTGTATTGTGACGATGTCGGTATTCGGGGCTATCGTTATGTATATCACCTCGATGGCGGCGCTGTTCAAGCTGCGTCGCAGCGAGCCGAAACTGGAAAGGCCGTTTAAAGCGCCGCTGTTTCCGTTTGCGCCCGCGTTTGCACTGGGCATGGCGGTGATCTGCCTGGTGGCGATGGTGTGGTACAACACCCTGCTGGCGCTGATTTTCGCCATCATGATGCTGGGCGGTTATTTGTGGTTTCGCAAAACGGCTCACGCGCGTGGGCGTGCTGAAATGGACCCGCAACTGCGTGCGATCTCCTGA
- a CDS encoding GNAT family N-acyltransferase, producing the protein MFSLDSVLEDLWPQARPAPWQKNLLRRLFYEQEFQQFAARHRHLKGLDMVEQVFDHLHIRCTIPAHDLEQIPEHGPLVIIANHPTGTLDGMALMYAVSRVRRDVKVVTNRMLTHLEPLSSLFIPVDNMGGRTRKSSLQQMENHLQSGGVLIFFPAGEVSRLTRKGIRDKSWHAGFIKLANKFRAPLLPAWIDARNSALFYASAMVSGTLPLLLLMQQMFRRQNSSLPIKIGQRIPWDSWHASALAPRELADKCRQHVLRLGKGLPGPFKTECAIARPEDRATLRRELNHAECLGRTADGKIIYLWQRNGQEDAPLLRELGRLREIAFRAVGEGSGKRRDTDKYDDDYLHLILWDDADLEIVGAYRFTPTAPQLAAHGPEGLYSYSLFHYDERMADVLREGLELGRSFIQPRYWGRRGLDYLWSGIGAYLARYPQYRYLFGPVSISGGMPPAARDLLVAFYRLWFPATWPLASSRRPWPATLPEVLAQFGGEDYTDDLTRLKSLLGNLGCGIPPLYKQYSELCEPGGVQFIDFGCDPDFNNCVDGLVLVDLTRLKAHRYERYIGTHLAPLPDGG; encoded by the coding sequence ATGTTTAGTCTCGACAGCGTACTTGAGGATCTCTGGCCGCAGGCCAGACCCGCGCCCTGGCAAAAAAATCTGCTCAGACGCCTGTTTTACGAACAGGAGTTCCAGCAATTCGCCGCACGCCACCGCCACCTGAAAGGGCTGGATATGGTGGAACAAGTCTTCGACCACTTACACATCCGCTGCACCATTCCCGCTCACGACCTTGAACAAATCCCCGAACACGGCCCGCTGGTGATTATCGCCAACCACCCAACCGGCACGCTGGATGGCATGGCGCTGATGTATGCCGTCTCGCGCGTGCGCCGCGATGTGAAAGTGGTCACCAACCGCATGCTGACTCATCTGGAACCGCTAAGCTCGCTGTTTATCCCGGTGGATAATATGGGCGGGCGCACGCGTAAATCCTCCTTACAGCAGATGGAAAACCACCTGCAAAGCGGCGGCGTGCTGATCTTCTTTCCGGCAGGGGAAGTCTCCCGCCTGACCCGCAAAGGCATCCGCGATAAAAGCTGGCACGCCGGTTTTATCAAACTGGCGAACAAATTCCGCGCCCCGCTGCTGCCCGCCTGGATTGATGCCCGCAACAGCGCGCTGTTTTACGCCAGCGCCATGGTGTCGGGAACCTTGCCGTTGCTGCTGTTGATGCAACAGATGTTTCGCCGCCAGAACAGCAGCCTGCCGATCAAAATTGGGCAGCGCATTCCCTGGGATAGCTGGCACGCAAGCGCACTCGCGCCACGCGAGCTGGCCGATAAGTGTCGCCAGCATGTCCTGCGTCTTGGCAAGGGATTGCCCGGCCCGTTCAAAACCGAGTGCGCGATTGCCCGCCCGGAAGACAGGGCCACGCTGCGCCGTGAACTTAACCACGCCGAGTGCCTTGGGCGCACGGCAGACGGCAAAATTATCTACCTCTGGCAGCGCAACGGGCAGGAAGACGCGCCGCTATTGCGTGAACTCGGTCGGCTGCGGGAAATTGCCTTCCGTGCGGTGGGTGAAGGCAGCGGTAAACGTCGTGATACGGATAAATATGACGACGATTACCTGCATCTGATCCTGTGGGATGACGCCGATCTGGAAATCGTGGGCGCATACCGCTTTACGCCAACCGCGCCACAACTTGCCGCCCACGGCCCGGAAGGGCTCTATAGCTACAGTCTGTTTCATTACGATGAACGCATGGCAGACGTGCTGCGCGAAGGGCTTGAGCTGGGGCGCAGTTTTATTCAACCGCGTTACTGGGGTCGGCGCGGGCTGGATTATTTATGGTCAGGTATTGGCGCGTATCTGGCGCGCTACCCGCAATACCGCTATCTGTTTGGCCCGGTCTCTATTTCCGGCGGCATGCCGCCTGCGGCGCGGGATCTGCTGGTGGCGTTCTACCGTTTGTGGTTCCCGGCCACCTGGCCGCTGGCTTCATCGCGTCGCCCGTGGCCAGCCACCTTACCCGAAGTGCTCGCCCAGTTTGGCGGCGAAGATTACACCGACGATCTGACGCGCCTGAAATCCTTGCTGGGCAATCTGGGCTGCGGCATTCCACCGCTGTATAAACAGTACTCTGAACTGTGCGAGCCCGGCGGCGTGCAGTTTATCGACTTCGGCTGCGACCCGGATTTTAACAACTGCGTTGACGGTCTGGTGCTGGTGGATTTAACCCGCCTGAAAGCTCACCGGTATGAGCGTTATATTGGGACACATCTGGCACCGTTGCCGGATGGCGGCTAA
- the hemB gene encoding porphobilinogen synthase — protein MTDLITRPRRLRKSPALRALFEETTLTKNDLVLPIFVEEELDDYQAITAMPGVMRIPEKYLAREIERIANAGIRSVMTFGISHHTDETGSDTWQENGLVARMSRICKETVPEMVVMSDTCFCEYTSHGHCGVLCDHGVDNDATLLNLGKQAVVAAAAGADFIAPSAAMDGQVQAIRQALDAAGFTDTAIMSYSTKFASSFYGPFREAAGTALKGDRKTYQMNPLNRREAIRESLIDQAEGADCLMVKPAGAYLDILRDIRERTELPLGAYQVSGEYSMIKFAAQAGAIDEDKVVLESLSAIKRAGADLIFTYFALDLSERGLI, from the coding sequence ATGACCGATTTAATTACCCGTCCTCGCCGCCTGCGTAAGTCCCCTGCGCTGCGCGCCCTGTTTGAAGAAACAACACTGACAAAAAACGACCTGGTGTTGCCTATTTTTGTTGAAGAAGAGCTGGATGATTACCAGGCCATCACCGCCATGCCGGGTGTGATGCGCATTCCGGAAAAATACCTCGCGCGTGAAATTGAGCGCATCGCCAACGCCGGGATCCGCTCGGTGATGACCTTCGGTATTTCGCACCATACGGATGAAACCGGCAGTGATACCTGGCAGGAAAACGGCCTGGTGGCGCGGATGTCGCGCATCTGCAAAGAGACCGTGCCGGAAATGGTGGTGATGTCCGATACCTGTTTTTGTGAATATACGTCCCACGGCCACTGCGGCGTGCTGTGCGATCACGGCGTCGATAACGACGCCACGCTGCTGAACCTCGGCAAACAAGCGGTGGTGGCGGCAGCGGCAGGCGCGGATTTCATTGCCCCGTCGGCGGCAATGGACGGCCAGGTGCAGGCGATCCGCCAGGCGCTGGACGCAGCGGGCTTTACCGATACCGCCATCATGTCTTATTCCACCAAGTTCGCGTCGTCCTTCTACGGCCCGTTCCGTGAAGCGGCAGGTACGGCGCTGAAAGGCGATCGCAAAACCTATCAGATGAACCCGTTGAACCGCCGCGAAGCGATCCGCGAGTCGCTTATTGACCAGGCGGAAGGGGCAGATTGCCTGATGGTGAAACCGGCGGGCGCGTATCTGGATATTCTGCGCGATATCCGCGAGCGCACCGAGTTGCCGCTTGGCGCGTATCAGGTGAGCGGTGAATACTCGATGATCAAGTTTGCCGCCCAGGCAGGCGCGATTGATGAAGATAAAGTGGTGCTGGAAAGCCTGAGCGCGATTAAACGCGCCGGTGCGGATCTTATCTTCACGTATTTCGCCCTCGATCTCTCCGAACGCGGCCTGATCTGA
- the ampH gene encoding D-alanyl-D-alanine-carboxypeptidase/endopeptidase AmpH gives MKRCLLFSAMLCALSVTSARAAQQSPDPEFASDIVDRYANHIFYGSGATGMAMVVIDGNQRVFRSFGETRPGNNVRPQLDSVIRIASLSKLMTSEMLVKLLDQGKVRLDDPLSKYAPPGARVPTYQGTPITLVNLATHTSSLPREQPGGAAHRPVFVWPTQQQRWNWLSTATLKTTPGTQAAYSNLAFDLLADALSQAAGKPYPQLFEEQITRPLGMKDTTFTPSPDQCKRLMVAEKGASPCNNTLAAIGSGGVYSTPGDMMRWMQQFLSSDFYTRNAQADRMQTLIYPRNQLTRVIGMDVPGKADALGLGWVYMAPKEGHPGIIQKTGGGGGFITYMAMVPQHNVGVFVVITRSPLTRFTSMSDGANDLVSELSGNKPVVIPAS, from the coding sequence TTGAAACGTTGTCTGCTTTTCTCCGCGATGTTGTGTGCGCTGAGTGTGACCAGCGCCCGGGCGGCGCAACAATCCCCCGACCCGGAGTTTGCTTCAGATATTGTCGATCGTTATGCCAACCATATCTTTTACGGCAGCGGCGCGACCGGCATGGCGATGGTGGTGATTGACGGAAATCAGCGCGTGTTCCGCAGTTTTGGCGAAACCCGTCCGGGCAACAATGTGCGCCCGCAGCTGGATTCGGTTATTCGTATCGCCTCGCTTTCCAAATTGATGACCAGTGAGATGCTGGTAAAACTGCTCGATCAGGGCAAAGTGCGGCTCGACGATCCGTTAAGCAAATATGCCCCGCCTGGCGCACGCGTGCCGACTTACCAGGGCACGCCGATTACGCTGGTGAACCTGGCAACGCACACCAGCAGCTTGCCGCGCGAACAGCCCGGCGGTGCGGCGCATCGCCCGGTGTTTGTCTGGCCGACACAGCAGCAGCGCTGGAACTGGCTCTCCACCGCCACACTGAAAACCACGCCGGGCACGCAGGCGGCCTACTCCAACCTGGCGTTTGATCTGCTGGCCGATGCCCTTTCGCAGGCGGCGGGTAAGCCTTATCCGCAACTGTTTGAAGAGCAAATTACCCGCCCGCTGGGGATGAAAGACACGACATTTACCCCGTCGCCGGATCAATGCAAGCGCCTGATGGTGGCCGAGAAAGGCGCCAGCCCGTGCAACAACACGCTGGCGGCGATTGGCAGCGGCGGCGTCTACTCCACGCCTGGCGATATGATGCGCTGGATGCAGCAGTTCCTCTCTTCCGACTTTTACACCCGCAATGCGCAGGCCGATCGCATGCAGACGCTGATTTACCCGCGCAATCAATTGACCAGGGTTATTGGTATGGATGTGCCGGGCAAAGCCGACGCGCTCGGTCTGGGCTGGGTGTATATGGCGCCGAAAGAGGGCCATCCGGGGATCATTCAGAAAACCGGCGGCGGTGGCGGTTTTATCACCTATATGGCGATGGTGCCGCAGCATAACGTGGGCGTCTTTGTGGTGATCACCCGTTCGCCACTGACACGCTTTACCAGCATGAGCGACGGCGCAAATGACCTGGTCAGCGAGCTGAGCGGCAATAAACCGGTGGTCATCCCCGCGTCCTGA
- a CDS encoding isochorismatase family protein — translation MAGQRVVMVVDMQNGVFATPRLQREQCVARINQLTAAADQVIFIQHAEAGGLEEGSEGFALLPELNQPANALYVTKTACDGFYKTALENVLREHNISAFVMCGCATDYCVDTTLKNGASRGYAITVAQDAHTTANRPAAQAATLIDHYNEVWRTLTVPGNPVQVKTVETIVHEWLTN, via the coding sequence ATGGCAGGTCAACGGGTAGTGATGGTCGTGGATATGCAAAACGGCGTATTCGCCACACCGCGTCTCCAACGCGAGCAGTGCGTGGCACGTATTAACCAGTTAACGGCGGCGGCAGACCAGGTAATTTTTATTCAACATGCCGAAGCGGGTGGGCTGGAAGAGGGCAGTGAAGGGTTTGCGCTGCTACCAGAGTTAAACCAGCCGGCGAACGCGTTATACGTGACCAAAACCGCCTGCGACGGTTTCTACAAAACAGCGCTGGAAAACGTCCTGCGCGAGCATAATATTTCGGCATTTGTGATGTGTGGCTGCGCCACCGATTACTGTGTTGATACGACGCTGAAAAACGGGGCCAGCCGGGGCTATGCGATTACCGTCGCGCAGGATGCGCACACCACCGCCAATCGCCCGGCGGCGCAGGCCGCGACCCTTATCGATCACTATAACGAGGTATGGCGAACGTTAACGGTGCCGGGAAATCCGGTGCAGGTGAAAACTGTCGAAACAATTGTTCACGAATGGCTTACGAACTAA
- the sbmA gene encoding peptide antibiotic transporter SbmA, which translates to MFKSFFPKPTLFFVSAFIWALLAVIFWQAGGESWLMRLTGVSAEVPISATRFWCPSFLLFYAYYAVCVGLFALAWFTLSPHRWQYWSILGTALIIFVTWFLVEVNVAINAWYEPFYDLIQKALSAPNTVSLNQLYSEIGVFLWIALIAVTVSVLNSFFVSHYVFRWRTAMNEYYMAHWEHLRHIEGAAQRVQEDTMRFASTLEDMGVSFINAVMTLIAFLPVLVALSPRVQELPLVGHIAYGLVIAAIGWALFGTLLLALIGIKLPGLEFKNQRVEAAYRKELVYGEDDAGRARPHTVAELFNAVRRNYFRLYFHYMYFNIARILYLQVDVVFGLVVLFPTIAAGAITFGLMRQITNVFEQVRSSFQYLIASWTTLVELMSIYKRLRSFERELDGHTIEPVPHHLG; encoded by the coding sequence ATGTTTAAATCCTTCTTTCCGAAGCCGACGCTGTTTTTCGTGTCGGCTTTTATCTGGGCGCTGCTCGCGGTGATTTTCTGGCAGGCGGGCGGTGAAAGCTGGCTGATGCGCTTAACCGGCGTGTCGGCAGAAGTGCCAATCAGCGCCACGCGCTTTTGGTGCCCCAGCTTCCTGCTTTTTTATGCTTATTACGCCGTGTGCGTTGGCCTGTTCGCGCTGGCCTGGTTTACGTTGTCGCCCCATCGCTGGCAGTACTGGTCAATTCTCGGTACGGCGTTAATTATCTTCGTCACCTGGTTTTTGGTGGAAGTGAACGTCGCTATCAACGCCTGGTATGAGCCGTTTTACGATCTGATTCAAAAAGCGCTGAGCGCGCCCAATACCGTCAGCCTTAATCAACTGTATAGCGAGATTGGCGTGTTTCTGTGGATTGCGCTGATTGCCGTGACGGTATCGGTGCTGAACAGCTTTTTCGTCAGCCACTATGTGTTTCGCTGGCGCACGGCGATGAACGAATATTACATGGCGCACTGGGAGCATCTGCGCCATATCGAAGGCGCAGCGCAGCGCGTGCAGGAAGACACCATGCGTTTTGCCTCGACGCTTGAAGATATGGGCGTCAGCTTTATCAATGCGGTGATGACGTTGATTGCCTTTTTGCCGGTGCTGGTGGCGCTGTCGCCGCGCGTGCAGGAGTTGCCGCTGGTGGGGCATATCGCTTACGGCCTGGTGATTGCCGCCATCGGTTGGGCGCTGTTTGGCACGCTGCTGCTGGCGTTAATCGGCATCAAGCTGCCGGGGCTGGAATTTAAAAACCAGCGCGTGGAAGCGGCATACCGTAAAGAGCTGGTGTATGGCGAAGATGACGCCGGTCGCGCACGGCCCCATACCGTTGCCGAGCTGTTTAATGCCGTGCGGCGGAACTATTTTCGCCTCTATTTCCACTATATGTATTTCAACATCGCCCGTATCCTGTACCTGCAAGTGGATGTGGTGTTCGGCCTGGTGGTGCTGTTCCCGACGATTGCCGCCGGGGCTATCACTTTCGGTCTGATGCGCCAAATCACTAACGTATTTGAACAGGTGCGCAGTTCGTTCCAGTATTTGATCGCCTCCTGGACGACGCTGGTGGAGCTGATGTCTATCTATAAGCGTTTGCGCAGTTTTGAGCGCGAGCTGGATGGGCACACCATCGAGCCTGTGCCTCATCATCTTGGTTAA
- a CDS encoding DUF1615 domain-containing protein: MFFVPRFGWLLATLILAGCSAQGPFSQKETEKEQKKETPLDVASVVRQKIPASVKDRDGWAQDLATTFKSQKLAPTLENICSVLAVAQQESNYQSDPAVPGLSKIAWKEIDKRAERLHIPTLLVHTALKINSPNGKSYSERLDRVRTEKELSAIFDDMIGMVPMGQTLFGSFNPVRTGGPMQVSIAFAEQHTDGYPWEMKGTVRQEVFTRRGGLWFGTYHLLNYPANYSAPIYRFADFNAGFYASRNAAFQNAVSKATGVKLALDGDLILYGSSEAGSTERAVRKLGPQLAMSDRDIRRQLERGDSVKFEETTLYDEVYRLAEKRSGKRLPREMLPGIQLESPKITRNLTTAWFAKRVDDRRAACMGQR, from the coding sequence ATGTTTTTCGTCCCCCGTTTTGGCTGGCTGCTGGCAACCTTGATCCTTGCCGGTTGTAGTGCGCAAGGCCCGTTTTCGCAAAAGGAAACGGAGAAAGAGCAAAAGAAGGAAACGCCGCTGGATGTCGCAAGCGTCGTGCGCCAGAAGATCCCCGCCAGTGTGAAAGACAGGGATGGCTGGGCGCAGGATCTGGCGACCACCTTCAAAAGCCAGAAGCTTGCGCCGACGCTGGAAAACATCTGCTCGGTGCTGGCGGTAGCGCAGCAGGAGTCCAATTACCAGTCGGATCCGGCGGTGCCGGGGTTAAGCAAAATCGCCTGGAAAGAGATCGATAAACGTGCCGAACGGTTGCATATTCCCACGCTGCTGGTGCATACGGCGCTGAAGATCAACTCGCCCAACGGCAAAAGCTACAGCGAGCGGCTGGACCGCGTGAGAACGGAAAAAGAGCTGAGCGCCATTTTCGATGACATGATCGGCATGGTGCCGATGGGGCAAACCCTGTTTGGCTCCTTTAACCCGGTGCGCACTGGCGGGCCAATGCAGGTGAGCATCGCCTTTGCCGAGCAGCACACGGACGGCTATCCGTGGGAAATGAAAGGCACGGTGCGCCAGGAAGTCTTCACCCGCCGGGGCGGGTTGTGGTTCGGCACGTATCATCTGTTGAACTATCCTGCCAACTACAGCGCGCCAATTTACCGTTTCGCCGATTTTAACGCGGGCTTTTACGCCAGCCGCAACGCCGCTTTTCAAAATGCCGTCAGCAAGGCGACCGGCGTGAAACTGGCGTTAGATGGCGATCTTATCCTCTACGGCAGCAGTGAAGCGGGTAGCACAGAACGCGCGGTGCGCAAGCTGGGGCCACAGCTTGCGATGAGCGACAGGGATATTCGCCGCCAGCTTGAGCGGGGCGACAGCGTAAAGTTTGAAGAGACCACACTCTACGATGAGGTTTATCGTCTGGCGGAGAAACGCAGCGGGAAGCGCCTGCCGAGAGAGATGTTGCCGGGGATTCAGTTAGAAAGCCCGAAGATCACGCGCAACCTGACAACAGCCTGGTTTGCAAAGCGCGTCGACGATCGTCGGGCAGCGTGCATGGGGCAACGTTAG
- a CDS encoding DUF2755 family protein, giving the protein MADFTLSKPFKGAKKRDTSRPGNIAYAVFVLLCFWAGAQLLNLLVHAPGVFEHLMQAQDATRPHVEMGMGVGTIFGLVPFIAGSALLGVIILVLRWRRHHSR; this is encoded by the coding sequence ATGGCTGATTTTACCCTCTCAAAACCCTTTAAGGGCGCGAAAAAACGTGACACCTCCAGACCGGGTAATATTGCTTACGCTGTCTTTGTGCTGCTTTGCTTCTGGGCAGGCGCGCAGTTGCTTAACCTGCTGGTGCACGCCCCAGGCGTGTTTGAACACCTGATGCAAGCGCAGGACGCAACGCGTCCCCACGTTGAAATGGGGATGGGCGTAGGCACTATTTTCGGTCTTGTGCCGTTTATCGCCGGAAGCGCATTGTTAGGCGTCATCATTCTCGTTTTACGCTGGCGTCGGCATCATTCGCGCTAA
- a CDS encoding DUF2754 domain-containing protein has protein sequence MKLPEKIRRDWHYYAFAIGLIFILNGVVGLLGFEARGWQTYAVGLVTWVISFWFAGLIIRRRPTEEETADKPMNNGEK, from the coding sequence ATGAAGCTGCCTGAGAAAATTCGCCGTGACTGGCACTATTATGCTTTTGCGATTGGGTTGATTTTTATTCTGAACGGCGTGGTGGGTCTGCTGGGGTTTGAAGCCAGGGGCTGGCAAACCTATGCGGTGGGGCTGGTGACGTGGGTGATCAGCTTTTGGTTCGCCGGGCTGATTATCCGCCGCCGCCCGACTGAAGAGGAGACGGCAGATAAGCCCATGAATAACGGTGAGAAGTAA
- the ddlA gene encoding D-alanine--D-alanine ligase, producing the protein MAKLRVGVVFGGKSAEHEVSLQSAKNIVDAMDKSRFEVVLLGIDKQGQWHISDANNYLLNASDPAHIALNPSDNSVALVPGVQRQQLIQAENSTPLPNVDVIFPIVHGTLGEDGTLQGMLRLANLPFVGSDVLASAACMDKDVTKRLLRDAGLAIAPFITLTRANREKVTFSEIEAQLGLPLFVKPANQGSSVGVSKVNNEAQYLEAVRLAFEFDKKVVVEKGINGREIECAVLGNDHPQASTCGEIVLNSEFYAYDTKYIDDNGAKVVVPAALSAEVNDKIRNIAVQAYQTLGCEGMARVDVFLTPENEVVINEINTLPGFTNISMYPKLWQASGIGYTELITRLIELALERHQANRALKLSVNG; encoded by the coding sequence ATGGCAAAACTGCGGGTAGGCGTCGTCTTTGGCGGCAAATCGGCGGAGCATGAAGTGTCGTTACAGTCGGCGAAAAATATCGTCGATGCGATGGATAAATCGCGCTTTGAGGTGGTACTGCTGGGGATCGATAAACAGGGGCAGTGGCACATCAGCGATGCGAATAATTACCTGCTTAACGCCAGCGATCCGGCGCACATCGCGCTTAACCCTTCCGATAACAGCGTCGCGCTGGTTCCGGGCGTGCAACGCCAGCAACTGATTCAGGCAGAGAACAGCACCCCGCTGCCAAATGTCGATGTGATTTTCCCGATTGTCCACGGCACGCTCGGCGAAGATGGCACGCTGCAAGGCATGCTGCGCCTGGCGAACCTACCGTTTGTCGGATCCGATGTTCTCGCTTCCGCCGCCTGCATGGATAAAGACGTCACCAAACGCCTGCTGCGCGATGCCGGGCTGGCGATTGCGCCGTTTATCACCCTGACGCGCGCCAACCGCGAAAAAGTAACCTTTAGCGAAATTGAGGCTCAGCTTGGCCTGCCGCTGTTCGTCAAACCGGCCAATCAGGGCTCATCCGTTGGCGTCAGCAAAGTGAACAACGAAGCGCAATACCTTGAGGCGGTGCGCCTGGCGTTTGAGTTCGACAAAAAAGTAGTGGTGGAAAAAGGCATCAACGGGCGCGAGATCGAATGCGCGGTGCTCGGCAATGACCATCCGCAAGCCAGCACCTGCGGCGAGATTGTGCTGAACAGCGAGTTTTACGCCTACGACACCAAATACATTGATGATAACGGCGCAAAAGTGGTGGTGCCGGCGGCATTAAGCGCAGAAGTGAATGACAAAATCCGCAACATCGCGGTGCAGGCGTATCAGACCTTAGGCTGTGAAGGGATGGCGCGCGTAGATGTGTTCCTGACGCCGGAAAATGAAGTGGTGATTAATGAGATCAACACCCTGCCGGGTTTTACCAATATCAGCATGTACCCGAAACTGTGGCAGGCGAGCGGCATCGGCTATACAGAGCTTATCACTCGCCTGATTGAGCTGGCGCTTGAACGCCATCAGGCGAACAGGGCGCTGAAACTATCCGTTAACGGTTAA
- a CDS encoding extensin family protein: MRGKSLIVIGVLLAGSYAAYRYLPSYYNPFAPLQLSDPPGRITQFKLRRLTPENCAALLKQAGQQRLISAVPVANSGGDCPLTDVVRVRDFGPVKLSSSFLASCPLALSSALFVEQQARPLSEKMMGSALTRIDHLGSYACRNIYNRADARRSEHASAEALDISGFRLANGEQITVLRGWRQARTQPWLRAMLSASCGYYGNGLGPEYNAAHANHFHLGMRGFGLCR, from the coding sequence GTGAGAGGGAAAAGCCTGATTGTTATTGGCGTTCTGTTAGCGGGGAGTTATGCGGCTTACCGCTATTTGCCGTCATATTACAACCCGTTTGCACCACTGCAACTGAGCGATCCGCCGGGGCGCATTACCCAATTCAAACTGCGGCGCTTAACGCCTGAAAACTGTGCGGCACTGCTGAAACAGGCCGGGCAACAGCGGCTGATTTCTGCCGTGCCGGTGGCCAATAGCGGCGGCGATTGCCCCCTTACGGACGTCGTGCGGGTGCGGGATTTCGGCCCGGTGAAGCTGAGCAGTAGCTTTCTGGCGAGCTGCCCGCTGGCGCTCAGTTCAGCGCTTTTTGTTGAGCAGCAGGCAAGGCCGCTAAGTGAAAAGATGATGGGCAGCGCGTTAACGCGCATCGATCATTTAGGCAGTTACGCCTGCCGCAATATTTATAACCGGGCAGATGCCCGGCGCAGTGAACATGCCAGCGCCGAAGCGCTTGATATCAGCGGCTTTCGGCTGGCTAACGGCGAGCAGATAACGGTGCTGCGCGGCTGGCGGCAGGCACGGACGCAACCGTGGCTACGCGCGATGCTTAGCGCCAGTTGCGGCTACTATGGAAACGGCCTTGGGCCGGAGTATAACGCCGCGCACGCCAACCATTTTCACCTTGGCATGCGCGGGTTTGGCCTCTGCCGCTAA